In Arachis hypogaea cultivar Tifrunner chromosome 17, arahy.Tifrunner.gnm2.J5K5, whole genome shotgun sequence, a single window of DNA contains:
- the LOC112763134 gene encoding uncharacterized protein, translating to MADAAVMIKVLQEATESTYGFRPSYRKVWKAKQKAIAQIYENWEESYAELPRWILGMQATMDRTVALLKTSPVRVGDEVDESTKTLLLAIAQDGNSNILPVAFALVEGENAESWAFFLSHLCQHVTPQEGILVISDRHNGIKAALEAPDSGWLPPHAYRAYCIQHVTANFALSFKGQDARRLLVNAAYAKTEAEFDYWVDIMRIENPAMCDWAN from the exons ATGGCGGATGCAGCGGTTATGATAAAGGTGTTGCAAGAAGCTACTGAGTCAACCTATGGATTCAGGCCTAGTTATAGGAAAGTGTGGAAGGCAAAGCAGAAGGCAATCGCACAGATCTACGAAAATTGGGAAGAGTCGTATGCTGAGTTGCCCCGGTGGATCCTTGGGATGCAAGCAACGATGGATAGAACCGTTGCTTTGTTGAAGACTTCTCCAGTGCGTGTAGGTGATGAGGTTGATGAGTCTACAAA GACTTTGCTTCTGGCTATTGCGCAAGATGGAAACTCGAATATATTGCCGGTTGCGTTTGCACTTGTTGAGGGGGAGAATGCTGAGTCGTGGGCTTTTTTCTTATCCCACTTGTGTCAACATGTGACCCCACAAGAAGGCATTTTGGTGATCTCTGATAGACACAATGGCATTAAGGCTGCACTGGAGGCACCAGACAGTGGTTGGCTACCGCCTCATGCATATCGAGCGTATTGCATTCAACATGTTACAGCTAATTTTGCTCTTAGTTTCAAGGGCCAGGATGCAAGGCGGCTGCTCGTGAATGCGGCGTATGCCAAAACTGAGGCAGAGTTTGACTACTGGGTTGATATTATGAGGATTGAGAATCCAGCCATGTGTGATTGGGCCAACTGA